A window from Culex pipiens pallens isolate TS chromosome 3, TS_CPP_V2, whole genome shotgun sequence encodes these proteins:
- the LOC120430261 gene encoding uncharacterized protein LOC120430261, whose translation MADIWSLYDKLDGERAQCKKCPKTISCKGGSTSGLLRHGVNVHNFRVKRRIPESVDQPEDVPSGSKQAKSSTSKQSTIEPFIHKKPMNEMVARLAAQDGLTISAITNSKFIRTSFAQRGYQLPLSKTSVMKLIHDYYEIAKQQTVQQIQDKLAELHFLSITLDEWTSSGNRKYLNVNVHFGDGAFFNLGLVRVKGSFPAEKILEAVDQHLECFAIRDRNVAAATSDAAKVMEKFGKLATFKHQLCFNHGLHLAVCDVIFKSSETPGDLLEESDSDDEDCDSEESDDSKDATIPGLYNSSNYRPVLLQIRNICKLFRRSPVKNAILQKKVVQEFGKPLQLILDVKTRWNSTEQMLARYMKLHGCVAEALKELEDLAPVLTSNLESISQLYDALQPVRVVSERLGKRDANLLTAESSLNFLVAKLEKLNSAVSRQILDAVRLRINQRRNIGITSLIKFLNNPNDWESNSAFPLLSRSNLFKFVKEDCLDLIKWHSDDVNGTNAAESDSDLQAEPKSIQDELAAFINGKAEGPSNKQSTTKASKSSIIHKELTLFEITGELTFGLKSLFNGLKSIKPTSTDSERVFADAANICTKKRTSLADKSIHVICFLKSFFQTNV comes from the exons ATGGCAGATATTTGGTCATTGTACGACAAACTGGATGGTGAGCGAGCACAGTGCAAAAAGTGTCCGAAGACCATTTCTTGCAAGGGAGGCTCAACGAGTGGACTCTTGCGTCATGGAGTTAACGTACACAACTTCCGGGTCAAGCGTCGTATACCGGAATCAGTTGATCAACCCGAAGATGTCCCGAGTGGTTCCAAGCAAGCAAAAAGCAGTACCTCCAAACAGTCGACGATTGAACCGTTCATTCATAAAAAGCCCATGAATGAAATGGTTGCTCGGCTGGCGGCTCAAGATGGGCTGACCATCAGTGCTATTACAAACAGTAAATTCATACGTACTTCATTTGCCCAACGAGGTTACCAGCTGCCGTTATCAAAAACGTCCGTGATGAAATTGATTCACGATTACTACGAGATCGCTAAACAACAGACCGTGCAACAGATTCAGGATAAGCTCGCCGAACTGCACTTCTTGAGCATCACGCTGGATGAATGGACAAGTTCTGGCAACCGGAAGTATTTGAACGTCAACGTTCATTTTGGGGACGGAGCGTTCTTCAATCTTGGACTGGTTCGCGTGAAGGGATCGTTTCCGGCAGAGAAAATTCTCGAAGCTGTTGATCAACATTTGGAGTGCTTTGCGATCCGCGACCGCAACGTAGCAGCGGCAACATCCGATGCCGCTAAGGTGATGGAGAAATTTGGGAAACTGGCTACGTTCAAGCACCAACTTTGCTTTAATCACGGTTTGCACTTGGCCGTATGCGACGTGATTTTCAAATCTTCGGAGACCCCAGGCGATCTCTTGGAGGAGTCGGATTCGGACGATGAGGATTGTGATTCAGAAGAATCTGATGACTCCAAGGACGCAACAATACCTG GATTGTACAACTCGTCAAATTACCGGCCAGTTCTATTGCAGATCCGAAATATCTGCAAGCTGTTCCGCCGATCCCCGGTCAAAAACGCGATTCTGCAGAAGAAAGTTGTCCAAGAATTCGGCAAACCGCTTCAATTGATCCTTGACGTGAAGACGCGCTGGAACAGTACAGAGCAGATGTTGGCGCGTTACATGAAACTACATGGTTGTGTTGCTGAAGCTTTAAAAGAGCTTGAAGACTTGGCACCAGTTTTGACCTCCAACTTAGAATCGATTTCTCAGCTGTACGATGCACTTCAACCGGTTCGTGTCGTTTCCGAACGTTTAGGAAAACGTGACGCGAACCTTCTGACGGCGGAAAGCAGTCTGAACTTTTTAGTTGCAAAACTGGAAAAATTAAACTCAGCTGTGTCGCGCCAAATACTTGATGCGGTGAGACTGCGAATTAACCAGCGCCGAAACATTGGAATTACCTCGCTGATCAAATTTCTGAACAATCCTAATGATTGGGAATCAAACTCGGCGTTCCCACTCTTGTCACGCTCAAATTTGTTCAAGTTTGTAAAAGAGGACTGCTTGGATTTGATCAAGTGGCATTCAGATGATGTGAATGGAACAAATGCTGCAGAATCCGACTCGGACTTGCAAGCGGAACCCAAATCCATTCAGGATGAGCTTGCCGCTTTCATCAATGGAAAGGCTGAAGGACCGTCCAACAAGCAATCGACCACAAAGGCGAGCAAGTCTAGTATCATCCATAAGGAGTTAACACTGTTCGAAATAACCGGAGAGCTAACTTTCGGACTGAAGTCGCTGTTCAATGGGTTGAAATCAATCAAACCTACGTCTACCGATAGTGAGCGGGTCTTTGCCGATGCAGCAAACATCTGTACCAAGAAACGCACGAGCTTGGCAGACAAGAGCATCCACGTGATCTGTTTCTTGAAGTCTTTCTTCCAAACTAATGTTTGA